One region of Fragaria vesca subsp. vesca linkage group LG4, FraVesHawaii_1.0, whole genome shotgun sequence genomic DNA includes:
- the LOC101298881 gene encoding major allergen Pru av 1-like, protein MGVYTYENEFTSDIPAPKLFKAFVLDADNLIPKIAPQAVKCAEILEGDGGPGTIKKITFGEGSHYGYVKHKIHSIDKENHTYSYSLIEGDALSDNIEKIDYETKLVSAPHGGTVIKTTSKYHTKGDVEIKEEHVKAGKEKASHLFKLIEGYLKDHPSEYN, encoded by the exons ATGGGTGTTTACACTTATGAAAACGAGTTCACCTCCGATATCCCAGCACCTAAGTTGTTCAAGGCCTTCGTTCTCGATGCCGACAACCTCATCCCCAAGATTGCACCTCAGGCAGTTAAGTGCGCCGAGATCCTCGAAGGAGATGGCGGCCCCGGAACCATCAAGAAGATCACCTTTGGTGAAG GCAGCCACTACGGGTACGTCAAGCACAAGATCCACTCCATTGACAAAGAGAACCACACCTACAGCTACAGTTTGATCGAGGGAGATGCCTTGTCAGACAACATCGAGAAGATCGACTACGAGACCAAGTTGGTATCAGCTCCTCACGGAGGAACCGTCATCAAGACCACCAGCAAGTACCACACCAAGGGAGATGTCGAGATCAAGGAAGAGCACGTCAAGGCCGGCAAAGAGAAGGCCTCGCACCTCTTCAAGCTCATTGAGGGATACCTCAAGGACCACCCCAGCGAATACAACTAA